The genomic DNA TTCCGTTGCCTTCGTCGCCATGATCAGCCTATTGTTTCGCACGCGGCGCGTAGCGGAGGCCCCGATGAGGCCGGTCCACGCCGTCGGCGCCGCTGTATGAGATCGGCGCCGGATCGCTCCGGTCGCCGTGAGTCGTCGGTTTCCGTATGCAAGCCCGAGGCTTGACCGATTGTTAACTATGGCGGGACACGTCACCCCGCCACCGCCATGACACAGGCATCACACGGCCGTCGAGTCGCTCGACACCGGTGCATCGGCCTCCGCCTCGGCGGCGATGACGGTTTCCAGCCTCGCCTTCACTTCGCAGAGCCATGCCCACCCGGCATCGGTCGGATCGTCCTCAAACGCCTGCCGTGCTTCGCGAAGTTCGCTATGTAGCGCTCCTGCCTGCCGGTGCAAGATCATCGCCTGTCGGAGCGCGTCTGCGCGGTGGGCAGGATCGGCGTGCGGGGCCAGGGTCGTGCGGTCCCGCGAGCGGGCCAGGGCGAGGATTCGGTCGGCCGCCCCTGTGAGTCCGGCGCGATTGATGCGGTTCTGCAACACCTCGGGCGCCGTGTCCTCGTCCTCGGCCGCGCAGGCCAGCAGGACCGACAGCAGCGCCCGGGCGTCGGGATCGGCGAAGTCGAGCTCGGCCGCCTCCTCGCCGAACTCCGCCATCATCTCGGGATGGGCCAGCAGGGTGCCGACGATCACCGCCTCGCGCACCGGGGCGGCGCCCGTGAAGCCCGCCGAGGCCGTCACCGAGGGACTCGGGCTCCCGGTGATGCGCGGCGAGACGGGCTCGCCGGGCCGGGCGAAGCGCTGGCGTCCGCGCGGGGCCGCGCCGGTGGCGCGGTTGGCGCGGGGCGACAGGCCGCGCAGGCGCTCCTCGACATCGTCGCGATAGTAGCGCCGCACGGTCTCGTCGCGGATCGTCGCGACGGTGGTGCGCAGGGTCTGGGTCAGGCCGGCGCGGCGCTCCGGCGTGTCGACCGGTCCCGCCTCGAGGGCGCGCCGCCACAGCAGCTCCGAGAGGGGAAGCGCGGCCGCGAGCACCTGGTCGATGGCCGTCGGGCCGCCCGAGCGCAGCAGGTCGTCCGGATCCTGGCCGCCCGGCAGCAGCGCGATCCGCAGCGAGCGGCCGGGCTCGAGGAGCGGCAGCGCGATGTCGAGGGCCCGGAAGGCCGCCCGCTGGCCGGCCTTGTCACCGTCGAAGCACAGGATCGGCTCGTCGGCGTGGCGCCAGAGCAGCCCGAGCTGGTCCTCGGTGAGAGCGGTGCCCAGCGGCGCCACCGTCTCGGGATGGCCCGCGAGCGTCATGGCGATGACGTCGACGTAGCCCTCCACCGCGATGATCGAGCCGCGATCATGCGCGGCCTTGCGGGCGCCGTGCAGGTTGTAGAGCGTCCGGCCCTTGTGGAAGAGCGGCGTCTCCGGCGAGTTGAGGTACTTGGCGCGCACCTCCTTGGCGAGCGCCCGGCCGCCGAAGGCCACGACCCGGCCGCGGGTGTCGGTGATCGGGAACATCACCCGGTCGCGGAAATAGTCGTAGGGGACGGAGACCCCCTCCCCCGCCGCGAGCAGGCCGAGTTCGACCATCAGCGCCTTCTCGACCCCCTGCCCGGCGAGGTGGTCGCGCAGGGCGTAGCGCTCGCCCGGCGCGTAGCCGAGGCGGAAGGCCCGCTGCGTCTCGTCCCGCAACCCGCGCCGCTCGAGATAGGCGCGGGCCTCGCTGCCCTGGCCCGACCGCAGGCGCTCCTCGAACCAGCGCGCGGCCATCTCCATGACCTCGATCGCCCCGGCCCGCTTCTGCTCGCTGGCCCGGTTGTCCTCGGTGGGCGCCGGCAGGCTGACGCCGGCCTCGCCCGCCAGCCGCTCGACCGCCTCGGGGAAGCTGAGGCCCTCCGTCTCCATCAGGAAGGTGAAGATGTCGCCGTGCTTGGAGGACGAGAAGCAGTGGTAGAACTGCTTCTGGTCGTTCACGTAGAAGGACGGCGTCTTCTCGGCGTTGAACGGCGACAGGCCGCGCCACTCGCGTCCGGCCTTCTTCAACTGCACGCGGCGGCCGACCACCGACGAGGCCGGCAGCCGGGAACGGATTTCTTCCAGGATGTGGGGCGGATAGCGCACGGGGCCTGGGACGGGTTGCGTGAACCCGCTCCTATAGCGCGAGAGGCGTGACCGAGTCCCTCACACGCCCGGAATCCGGTGGAGGATTGCGGGGAGAGGTTCAGCCCTTCGCCGCCAGCGCGGCCTTCACCAGGCCGCTCGCCTTGCCGAAATCCATGCGGCCCGCGAAGGTGCCCTTCAGGGCGGCGATCACCTTGCCCATGTCCTTCGGGCCGGCCGCGCCGGTCTCGAGGATCGCCGCCTCGACCGCGGCCTTCGTCTCGGTCTCGTCCATCTGCTTCGGCAGGAACGTCTCGACGATGGCGATCTCGGCGCGCTCGTTGGCGGCGAGTTCCGGCCGGCCGCCCTGCTCGTAGACCGCGGCCGATTCGGTGCGCTGTTTGATCATCTTCTGGAGCAGCGACAGGATCTCCTCGTCGGAGATCGGCTCCTTGCCGTTGCCGCGGGCCTCGATGTCCCGGTCTTTCAGGGCGGCCTGAATCATCCGGACGGTCGCCAGCCGCTCTTTGTCGCCGGCCTTCATGGCCTCCTTCATCTCGGTGGTGAAGCGCGCGCGCAGCATCTCGATGAACCTTCCAACGGTCGAAGCGGGGGGCTGGCCTGCGATTTGCGGGAGTTGAGCCCTGCCGGCAGCGGAGCCACATTGACCCCATCGCGGGCCGCTCGCTAAGAGCGCCGCACACGATCATGCCGCAAGCCGAGAGCGCCGCAACCCGGCGCCCGCCTTCGGCCGGACATAAGCGAGACTCAGCCCATGCTGCAAGACGCCGCCGCGCATGCCCCCGAGCCTCAGGCTCCCGAGCCCTGGGCCGAGCCCGTCGCGACGGCTCTGCTGGTGCTGGCCGACGGCACCATCCTGGAGGGATTCGGCATCGGCCAGACCGGCGTGGCCGACGGCGAGGTCTGCTTCAACACCGCGATGACCGGCTACCAGGAGATCCTGACGGACCCGTCCTATGCCGGCCAGATCGTCACCTTCACCTTCCCGCATATCGGCAATGTCGGTACTAACGACGAGGATCTGGAGAGCCTGGAGGCGGCACCGGCCTCGGGCGTCCGCGGCACCGTCATCGCTTCGGCGGTGACGAACCCGTCGAACTGGCGGTCCTCGTCGCATCTCGACGGGTGGCTCAAGGCGCGCGGCATCGTCGGCATCACGGGCGTCGACACCCGGGCGCTCACGGCCCGCATCCGCGACCAGGGCATGCCCAACGCCGTGATCGCCAACGATCCCCAGGGCAATTTCGACCGCGAGGCCCTCAAGGCCCGCGCGGCGGCCCTCGCGCCGATGGAGGGGCTGGACCTCGTTCCGCCGGTGACGAGCCGCGCGCCGTCGGAATGGTCCGAGACCGTCTGGGCGCTGGGCAACGGCTACGGCACGCGCGCACCCGGCGAGGGCCTCAGGGTCGTGGCCATCGATTACGGCGTGAAGCGCAACATCCTGCGCCTCCTCGCCCAGGCCGGCTGCGACGTCACCGTCGTGCCGGCCACCACGACGGCCGAGGAGATCCTGGCGCTGAAGCCGGACGGCGTGTTCCTGTCGAACGGCCCCGGCGACCCGGCCGCCACCGGCGCCTACGCGGTCCCGGTGATTCGCAAGCTCCTGGACGAGAAGGTGCCGACCTTCGGCATCTGCCTCGGCCACCAATTGATGGGTCTCGCCCTCGGCGGCCGGACCGTGAAGATGGGCCAGGGCCACCACGGCGCGAACCACCCGGTGAAGGATAAGACCACCGGCAAGGTCGAGATCGTGTCGATGAACCACGGCTTCGCGGTGGACCCGGACAGCCTGCCGGAGACGGCCGTGGAGACCCACGTGTCGCTGTTCGACGGCTCGAATTGCGGCCTGACCCTCACCGACCGCCCGGCCTTCTCGGTGCAGCACCACCCGGAGGCCTCCCCCGGCCCGCGCGACAGCCACTACCTCTTCGAGCGCTTCGTGACGCTGATGCGCTCGGGCGAACCCGAGCGCGCCTGACGCGTCGTCCTCGCGAGCGCCGCGGAGCCGCGGCGCGGCCTTTCAGTCCTGCGTCCCGACCCCAATCGGGCCGCGGCGGGGCCATAAAATCCGCCAGATCGGACGGCTTAAGGGAGCCCACGACGGCCCCTGAACGGCGGCGCATCCGCGCCCGGCGACGGCGGTCCGTCGCAGGGGATTGCCGGATGACCATCGACGAGGCGCGCGACGATTTCTCCCGCCTGCACCGCAGCTTCACCTTCCATCTCGGCGTCGCCGCGGGCCTGTCCTGGCTGACCGCCCTCTACGCCGCCGTCTACGCCCCCTGGGTGCGCAACATCCGGGCGCTGATCGATCCGACCGGCGGATTCGACCGCGTCGAGAGCACGGTGTCCTACCTCTTCGCCATGCCGGCGGTCCTCGCCCTCGCCTGGGTCTCGGTCTATTTCGGCCGCGAGGCCCTGCGCCGCGCGCAGACGCTCTCGAACGTCGCCGTGGAGTTCGCGGCCGCCGCATTGGTGGCCTTCGGGGTGTTCTACCTCTCGATCGACCGGGCGGTCGCCGCGCTCCACGCCGGCTTCTGAGACGGATCGGGGCGGCCAGCGCCGCCCCGGCGCCTACTGAACTTTCTCGAACAGCGGCTCGAACCGCTTGGCGGCCAGCTTGTTCTGCGGCACCGCCCGGGCCGCCTCCAGGTTCTCGGGCCTGTCGCCGACCTGGACGAGGCCGACCATCCCCATGATGTAGTGCGGCGAGCACTTGATGCCGTAGAGGCCGGGCTTGTCGAAGGTCACGGCCTCCTCCTTGCCGACCACCGTCTTGAACGGCGCCGCGCCCTCGGGCGCCATCCCCTTGATCAGCTCGGCATTGTGACCCTTGTCGGCCGGCACGAACCGCACCGTGTCGCCGGGCTGGATTTTCACGAAGGCCGGGTCGAAGACCATCATCCCGCCCGGACCGCTGTTCAAAGTCTTGATGGCGACCTCCGAAGCGTTCGCGCCCGTCATCGAGCCGATCAGAAGTATCGCGAAGAGTGTCGCTAGCCTGAGCATTTTCGGTCTCGAACGATGATGATGTCGATCGGCGCGCTGGCCGATCCATCGGAGCTTAAGGTCCGGCGTCAATCTCCTGCAAGAAATCGATGAATTCTTTTGAGAATTTATAAATCCTCCAAATCGAAGGATCGATGCCGCATCCATGCGCCGGGCGCGCGGCCAGACTGCGCGGTTGTCCCGGCCTTCCAATGCGCCCGTCGCCCGTGTAAACGCGGGGCTCAACGACATTCCCGCCACGCGCGTCCGGGAGCAGGGCTCACTCGAGCCGTGCCCGATCGGGCGCGCTTGGCCTGAGAAGGCCCACGATGCCCAAACGCACCGACATCTCCTCGATCCTGATCATCGGTGCGGGTCCGATCATCATCGGACAGGCCTGCGAGTTCGATTATTCCGGCACCCAGGCCTGCAAGGCGCTCCGCGAGGAGGGCTACCGCATCGTCCTGGTGAACTCGAACCCCGCGACCATCATGACCGACCCGGACATGGCGGACGCGACCTACGTCGAGCCGATCACCCCGGAGATCGTCGCCAAGATCATCGAGAAGGAGCGCCCCGACGCGATCCTGCCCACGATGGGCGGCCAGACGGCGCTCAACTGCGCCCTGTCGCTGCAGAAGATGGGCGTGCTCGCGAAGTACGGCGTGCAGATGATCGGCGCCACCGCCGAGGCCATCGACAAGGCCGAGGACCGGAGCCTGTTCCGCGACGCCATGACCAAGATCGGGCTCGACACCCCGAAATCGGCGCTCGCCAACGCGTCCGCCGCCAAGAAGGCGGACCGTCAGGCCTACCTGGCCGAGATCGCCAGGATCGAGGCGGCGAACAGCGATCCGGCGGCGCGCCAGACCGCGCTGGCGGCCTACGAGAAGAGCTGGGCCGCGGGTGAGACCGAGCGGCGCAAGCGCTACGGTGAGCACGCGATCGGGCAGGCGCTGATCGCGCTGGCCGAGGTCGGCCTGCCGGCGATCATCCGGCCGTCCTTCACCATGGGCGGCACCGGCGGCGGCATCGCGTACAACCGCGAGGAGTTCCTCGACATCGTCGAGCGCGGCATCGACGCGTCGCCGACCAACGAGGTGCTCATCGAGGAGAGCGTGCTCGGCTGGAAAGAGTACGAGATGGAGGTCGTCCGGGACCGGAACGACAACTGCATCATCGTCTGCTCCATCGAGAACATCGACCCGATGGGGGTCCACACGGGCGATTCGATCACCGTCGCGCCGGCGCTGACGCTCACCGACAAGGAATACCAGGTGATGCGCGACGCATCGCTGGCGGTGCTCCGCGAGATCGGCGTCGAGACCGGCGGCTCGAACGTGCAGTTCGCGATCAACCCCGAGAACGGGCGCATGATCGTGATCGAGATGAACCCGCGCGTCTCGCGCTCCTCGGCCCTCGCCTCCAAGGCCACCGGCTTCCCGATCGCCAAGGTCGCGGCCAAGCTCGCGGTCGGCTACACGCTCGACGAGATCGCCAACGACATCACCGGCGGCGCGACCCCGGCCTCGTTCGAGCCGACGATCGACTACGTCGTCACCAAGATCCCGCGCTTCGCCTTCGAGAAGTTCCCGGGCGCCGAGCCGACGCTCACCACCGCCATGAAGTCGGTGGGCGAGGCCATGGCGATCGGCCGCTGCTTCGCCGAGTCGCTGCAGAAGGCCCTGCGCTCGCTCGAGACCGGCCTGACCGGCCTCGACGACATCGAGATCGAGGGGCTCGGCAAGGGCGACGACCACAACGCCATCAAGGCGGCGATCGGCACTCCGACCCCGGACCGGCTGCTCAAGGTCGCGCAGGCCCTGCGGCTCGGCGTCAGCCACGAGCAGGTCTACGCCTCCTGCAAGATCGACCCGTGGTTCCTCGAGCAGCTCCAGGCGATCATCGACCTCGAGAACCGCGTGAAGGCCCACGGCCTGCCGAAGACGGCCGGCGCCTTCCGCCAGCTCAAGGCCGCCGGCTTCTCGGATGCCCGCCTCGCGGTGCTGGCCAAAACCGACGAGGCCGCCGTCAGCGCGGCCCGGCGCGCCCTGGCGGTGCGGCCGGTCTACAAGCGGATCGACACCTGCGCGGCCGAGTTCAAGTCGCCCACCGCCTACATGTACTCGACCTACGTGGCGCCGTTCGCGGGCGCGGTCGTGGACGAGGCGGAGCCCTCGGATCGCAAGAAGGTCGTGATCCTCGGCGGCGGCCCGAACCGGATCGGCCAGGGCATCGAGTTCGATTATTGCTGCTGCCACGCCTGCTTCGCGCTGTCGGACGCCGGCTACGAGACCATCATGGTCAACTGCAACCCGGAGACGGTCTCGACCGACTACGACACCTCGGACCGGCTCTACTTCGAGCCGCTGACCGCCGAGGACGTGCTGGAGATCATCGAGACCGAGCGGCAGGCCGGCACCCTGCACGGCGTGATCGTGCAGTTCGGCGGCCAGACCCCGCTGAAGCTCGCCCGCGCCCTCGAGGCCGCCGGCGTGCCGATCCTCGGCACCTCGCCCGACGCGATCGACCTCGCCGAGGACCGGGACCAGTTCAAGCGGCTCCTCGACAAGCTCGCGATGAAGCAGCCGAAGAACGGCATCGCCTACTCGGTCGAGCAGAGCCGGCTGGTGGCCGAGACGCTCGGCCTGCCCTTCGTGGTCCGCCCGAGCTACGTGCTCGGCGGCCGCGCCATGGCGATCATCCGCGACGAGACGCAGTTCGCCGACTACCTGCTCGACACGCTGCCGAGCCTGATCCCCTCCGAGGTGAAGGCCCGCTACCCGAACGACAAGACCGGCCAGATCAACACGGTGCTGGGCAAGAACCCGCTCCTGTTCGACCGCTACCTGTCGGACGCGGTCGAGGTCGATGTCGACGCGGTCTGCGACGGCAAGGACGTGTTCATCGCCGGCATCATGGAGCACATCGAGGAGGCCGGCATCCATTCCGGCGATTCGGCCTGCTCCCTGCCGCCGCGCTCGCTCTCGGCCGAGATCGTGGACGAGCTGGAGCGGCAGACCAAGGCCATGGCGCTGGCGCTCAACGTCGTCGGCCTGATGAACGTGCAGTACGCCATCAAGGACGGCACGATCTACGTGCTGGAGGTGAACCCCCGCGCCTCGCGCACGGTGCCGTTCGTCGCCAAGGTCATCGGCGAGCCGATCGCCAAGATCGCGGCCCGGATCATGGCGGGCGAGCCGCTCGCGACCTTCGGCCTGAAGCCCAAGACCCTGCCGCACATCGCCGTGAAGGAAGCGGTCTTCCCCTTCGCCCGCTTCCCCGGCGTCGACGTGCTGCTCGGACCGGAGATGCGCTCCACCGGCGAGGTGATCGGGCTCGACGCCAGCTTCGGCGTGGCCTTCGCCAAGAGCCAGCTCGGCTCGGGCACCCAGGTACCGAAGGCGGGGGCCGTCTTCGTCTCGGTGCGGGATGCCGACAAGGCCCGCATCCTGCCGACCATGAAGCTCCTGTCCGATCTCGGCTTCACCATCCTGGCGACCGGCGGCACGCAGCGCTACCTCGCGGAGAACGGCGTTCCGGCAGAGCGGATCAACAAGGTTCTGGAGGGCCGGCCGCACGTGGTCGACGCGATCAAGAACGGCGGGATCCACCTCGTCCTGAACACCACCGAGGGGGCCGGCGCCCTGTCGGACTCGCGCTCGCTCCGGCGCGCGGCCCTCTTGCATAAGGTGCCGTATTACACCACTCTAGCCGGCGCGATGGCCGCGGCCGAGGGGATCAAGGCCTATCTAGAAGGCGATCTCAAGGTCCGCGCGTTGCAGGAATACTTCGCGGCCTGAACCTCAGGGTTCCGCTGACTTCATTTCATGGCCCGGGGAGAGTGCTGCACTCTCGGCCGGGCCTCTTCATTGTGGCGCGAGACGATGGCGATAGACAAGGTTCCGATCACGGTGCGCGGGCTGGCAGCCCTCGAAGAGGAGCTGAAGCACCGCCAGCAGGTGGAGCGCCAGCGCATCATCCAGGCGATCGCGGAGGCCCGCGCGCTCGGCGACCTGTCGGAGAACGCCGAGTACCACGCCGCCAAGGAGGCGCAGTCCCACAACGAGGGCCGCGTCCTCGAACTGGAGAGCATGATCGCGCGGGCCGAAGTGATCGACGTCACGAAGCTCTCGGGTGACAGGATCAAGTTCGGCGCCACCGTGAAGCTCGTCGACGAGGACACGGAGGAGGAGAAGACCTACCAGATCGTGGGAGAGCCGGAGGCCGACGTGCGCTCGGGCCGGGTCTCGATCACCTCGCCGATCGCCCGCGCGCTGATCGGCAAGGGCGTCGGCGACACGGTCGAGGTCACCACGCCCGGGGGCGGCAAGTCCTACGAGGTCGTCGCCGTCCAGTACGGCGGCTGAGCCGATGCGCCCGCGTACGTGGGGCCGGCTCGCCGGCCTGCTCCTCGGTGCCGTCGCGGGGTCCGCGGCGGCGAGCGACTTTCCGCCGACTCCGGTCTTCTCCGACGTCAGGGTCGACGTGCGGCCGCTCCTGAACAAGGGCGCGGGGCTGCAGGCCGAGGCGCTGGCCGGCGACCTGACCGACGCCCTGCGGAAGAACTTCGCCGGTCGGATCGGCGGCCGCGGGCCGCGCCTCGTCGTGGTCGTGACGAGCCTGTCGCTCCGGCCCTATGTCGGCAGCGGCTCCCTGCGCGGCCTGGGCGGCAACTTCGAGACCGACTACATGGAGGGCGAGGCGCTGCTCGTCGGGCCCAAGGGGCAGGTGCTCGGGCGCTACCCGCAGATGACCGCGACGCCGTCGAGCTACGGCGGCGCGTGGTACGATCCGCAATTCGAGCAGCGCCGGCTCGCCGCCATCGCCGACATCTACGCCCAGTGGCTCGCCCGCGACCTGCCGCGGGATTAGAAGGCGGCCGCCGGCCCCGGTCGGCAGCGTGGGGCGTATCCGGTGAGGAGCATGGCAAGCATCGACGTGTCGGAGGCGCAGAGCGCGCCGGTCAGCAATTCGGACCCGCGGCGCGAGCGCCTGCCCGAGCTCGCCCGCGCCCGCGCCTGGATCGTCACGGACGGCAAGGCCGGCGACGAGAACCAGTGCGTCGGCATCGCCGAGACCCTGGGTCTCGACTTCGAGATCCGGAAGGTGCCGGCCTCAGGACCATTCGGCTGGATGGCGCCCTGGGGGCCGATCGACCCGCGCGAGGGCCCGCGCCGCCGGGCCGGCGCCCTGTCGGGCCCCTACCCCGACATCCTGATCGCCTCCGGCCGCCGGTCGGTCCCGTACCTGCGGACCGTGCGGCGCGCGACCGGCGGCCGGACCTTCACGGCCTTCCTGAAGGATCCGCGGACCGGCGCCGACAGCGCCGACTTCATCTGGGTGCCGGATTACGACGATCTGCGCGGTCCCAACGTCTTCACCACGCTCACGGCGCCGCACCTCGTCACCGCGGCGCGCCTGGCCGCGGCCCGGGCCCGGCCGGATCCGCGGCTCGCGCGCCTCGACGGCCCGCGGGTGGCGGTGCTGGTCGGCGGCGACAGCCGTCACCTGAGCTACCGCAAGACCGACATGAACCGCCTCGTGGAGGATCTGCGCGGGCTGGCCGCGCAGGGCTGCCGGCTGATGGTGACGATCTCCCGCCGGACGCCGAACCCGCTCCGCGACGCCGTGAAGGTGCTCGCCGCCGAGACTGGTGGGTTCCTCTGGGACGGGAGCGGCGACAACCCCTACGTGGCCATGCTGGCGCTCGCCGAGGCGATCGTCGTGACCTCCGACTCGGCCAACATGGTGAGCGAGGCGGTGTCCACCGGCGCGCCGGTCCTGCTGTTCGACCTGCCGCGTACCTATATCCGGCATCGGCGCATGTTCGCCGGGCTGGCGATCGCCGGGGCGCTGCGACCGTTCACCGGTCAGTTGGCAGATCTGACGTACAAGCCGATCGATGCGACTCCGGTGATCGCCCGGGCGCTCGCCGACGCCTATGCCGCGCGCCGCGCGGCCGGACCGGCCTGAGGAGACCGAGACAGATGGCCCACACCCACGCCAAGCTCGTCATCATCGGCTCGGGACCCGCCGGCTACACGGCGGCGATCTACGCCGCCCGCGCCATGGTCGAGCCGCTGCTGATCTCCGGCTTCCAGCCGGGCGGCCAGCTCATGATCACCACCGATGTCGAGAACTACCCGGGCTTCGCCGAGGCCATCCAGGGCCCCTGGCTGATGGAGCAGATGCGCCTCCAGGCCGAGCACGTCGGTACCCGGATCGTCTCGGAATACATCACGAAGGTCGATCTCAAGCAGCGGCCGTTCCGCCTCGAGGCCGATTCCGGCGAGACCTACTCGTGCGACGCCCTGGTCATCGCCACCGGGGCGCAGGCCAAGTGGCTCGGCATCCCGTCCGAGGCGGCGTTCCAGGGCGGCGGCGTCTCGGCCTGCGCGACCTGCGACGGTTTCTTCTTCCGCGGCAAGGACGTCGTGGTGGTCGGCGGCGGCAACACCGCGGTCGAGGAGGCCCTGTACCTCGCCAACATCGCCAGCAAGGTGACGGTGGTCCACCGCCGCGACAGCTTTCGCGCCGAGCGGATCCTTCAGGAGCGCCTGTTCAAGCACCCGAACGTCGAGGTGCTGTGGCACCGCGAGATCGCCGAGATCTGCGGCGTGCAGAAGCCGGCACCGAACGTGACGCACGTCCGTCTCAAGGATCCGCGCTCGGGCGAGATCAGCGAGGTGAAGGCCGACGGCGTGTTCGTGGCGATCGGCCATCAGCCGGCGACCGCCATCTTCGAGGGGCAGCTGCCCATGCGCCACGGCGGCTATCTCACCGTGAAGCCCGGCACGACCGAGACCGAGATCCCGGGCGTGTTCGCCGCCGGCGACGTCACTGACGACGTCTACCGCCAGGCGATCACCGCCGCCGGCATGGGCTGCATGGCGGCGCTGGAGGCGGAGAAGTTCCTGGCCAATCTCGAGATCGGTAAGAGCCCGGTCCAGGCCGCCGCGGCGGAATGACGGCCGGACGGGCCTCCGCACCTCCCGCGC from Methylobacterium oryzae includes the following:
- the dnaG gene encoding DNA primase; translated protein: MRYPPHILEEIRSRLPASSVVGRRVQLKKAGREWRGLSPFNAEKTPSFYVNDQKQFYHCFSSSKHGDIFTFLMETEGLSFPEAVERLAGEAGVSLPAPTEDNRASEQKRAGAIEVMEMAARWFEERLRSGQGSEARAYLERRGLRDETQRAFRLGYAPGERYALRDHLAGQGVEKALMVELGLLAAGEGVSVPYDYFRDRVMFPITDTRGRVVAFGGRALAKEVRAKYLNSPETPLFHKGRTLYNLHGARKAAHDRGSIIAVEGYVDVIAMTLAGHPETVAPLGTALTEDQLGLLWRHADEPILCFDGDKAGQRAAFRALDIALPLLEPGRSLRIALLPGGQDPDDLLRSGGPTAIDQVLAAALPLSELLWRRALEAGPVDTPERRAGLTQTLRTTVATIRDETVRRYYRDDVEERLRGLSPRANRATGAAPRGRQRFARPGEPVSPRITGSPSPSVTASAGFTGAAPVREAVIVGTLLAHPEMMAEFGEEAAELDFADPDARALLSVLLACAAEDEDTAPEVLQNRINRAGLTGAADRILALARSRDRTTLAPHADPAHRADALRQAMILHRQAGALHSELREARQAFEDDPTDAGWAWLCEVKARLETVIAAEAEADAPVSSDSTAV
- a CDS encoding GatB/YqeY domain-containing protein is translated as MLRARFTTEMKEAMKAGDKERLATVRMIQAALKDRDIEARGNGKEPISDEEILSLLQKMIKQRTESAAVYEQGGRPELAANERAEIAIVETFLPKQMDETETKAAVEAAILETGAAGPKDMGKVIAALKGTFAGRMDFGKASGLVKAALAAKG
- the carA gene encoding glutamine-hydrolyzing carbamoyl-phosphate synthase small subunit gives rise to the protein MLQDAAAHAPEPQAPEPWAEPVATALLVLADGTILEGFGIGQTGVADGEVCFNTAMTGYQEILTDPSYAGQIVTFTFPHIGNVGTNDEDLESLEAAPASGVRGTVIASAVTNPSNWRSSSHLDGWLKARGIVGITGVDTRALTARIRDQGMPNAVIANDPQGNFDREALKARAAALAPMEGLDLVPPVTSRAPSEWSETVWALGNGYGTRAPGEGLRVVAIDYGVKRNILRLLAQAGCDVTVVPATTTAEEILALKPDGVFLSNGPGDPAATGAYAVPVIRKLLDEKVPTFGICLGHQLMGLALGGRTVKMGQGHHGANHPVKDKTTGKVEIVSMNHGFAVDPDSLPETAVETHVSLFDGSNCGLTLTDRPAFSVQHHPEASPGPRDSHYLFERFVTLMRSGEPERA
- a CDS encoding pseudoazurin — encoded protein: MTGANASEVAIKTLNSGPGGMMVFDPAFVKIQPGDTVRFVPADKGHNAELIKGMAPEGAAPFKTVVGKEEAVTFDKPGLYGIKCSPHYIMGMVGLVQVGDRPENLEAARAVPQNKLAAKRFEPLFEKVQ
- the carB gene encoding carbamoyl-phosphate synthase large subunit, producing the protein MPKRTDISSILIIGAGPIIIGQACEFDYSGTQACKALREEGYRIVLVNSNPATIMTDPDMADATYVEPITPEIVAKIIEKERPDAILPTMGGQTALNCALSLQKMGVLAKYGVQMIGATAEAIDKAEDRSLFRDAMTKIGLDTPKSALANASAAKKADRQAYLAEIARIEAANSDPAARQTALAAYEKSWAAGETERRKRYGEHAIGQALIALAEVGLPAIIRPSFTMGGTGGGIAYNREEFLDIVERGIDASPTNEVLIEESVLGWKEYEMEVVRDRNDNCIIVCSIENIDPMGVHTGDSITVAPALTLTDKEYQVMRDASLAVLREIGVETGGSNVQFAINPENGRMIVIEMNPRVSRSSALASKATGFPIAKVAAKLAVGYTLDEIANDITGGATPASFEPTIDYVVTKIPRFAFEKFPGAEPTLTTAMKSVGEAMAIGRCFAESLQKALRSLETGLTGLDDIEIEGLGKGDDHNAIKAAIGTPTPDRLLKVAQALRLGVSHEQVYASCKIDPWFLEQLQAIIDLENRVKAHGLPKTAGAFRQLKAAGFSDARLAVLAKTDEAAVSAARRALAVRPVYKRIDTCAAEFKSPTAYMYSTYVAPFAGAVVDEAEPSDRKKVVILGGGPNRIGQGIEFDYCCCHACFALSDAGYETIMVNCNPETVSTDYDTSDRLYFEPLTAEDVLEIIETERQAGTLHGVIVQFGGQTPLKLARALEAAGVPILGTSPDAIDLAEDRDQFKRLLDKLAMKQPKNGIAYSVEQSRLVAETLGLPFVVRPSYVLGGRAMAIIRDETQFADYLLDTLPSLIPSEVKARYPNDKTGQINTVLGKNPLLFDRYLSDAVEVDVDAVCDGKDVFIAGIMEHIEEAGIHSGDSACSLPPRSLSAEIVDELERQTKAMALALNVVGLMNVQYAIKDGTIYVLEVNPRASRTVPFVAKVIGEPIAKIAARIMAGEPLATFGLKPKTLPHIAVKEAVFPFARFPGVDVLLGPEMRSTGEVIGLDASFGVAFAKSQLGSGTQVPKAGAVFVSVRDADKARILPTMKLLSDLGFTILATGGTQRYLAENGVPAERINKVLEGRPHVVDAIKNGGIHLVLNTTEGAGALSDSRSLRRAALLHKVPYYTTLAGAMAAAEGIKAYLEGDLKVRALQEYFAA
- the greA gene encoding transcription elongation factor GreA, giving the protein MDKVPITVRGLAALEEELKHRQQVERQRIIQAIAEARALGDLSENAEYHAAKEAQSHNEGRVLELESMIARAEVIDVTKLSGDRIKFGATVKLVDEDTEEEKTYQIVGEPEADVRSGRVSITSPIARALIGKGVGDTVEVTTPGGGKSYEVVAVQYGG
- a CDS encoding mitochondrial fission ELM1 family protein, producing the protein MASIDVSEAQSAPVSNSDPRRERLPELARARAWIVTDGKAGDENQCVGIAETLGLDFEIRKVPASGPFGWMAPWGPIDPREGPRRRAGALSGPYPDILIASGRRSVPYLRTVRRATGGRTFTAFLKDPRTGADSADFIWVPDYDDLRGPNVFTTLTAPHLVTAARLAAARARPDPRLARLDGPRVAVLVGGDSRHLSYRKTDMNRLVEDLRGLAAQGCRLMVTISRRTPNPLRDAVKVLAAETGGFLWDGSGDNPYVAMLALAEAIVVTSDSANMVSEAVSTGAPVLLFDLPRTYIRHRRMFAGLAIAGALRPFTGQLADLTYKPIDATPVIARALADAYAARRAAGPA
- the trxB gene encoding thioredoxin-disulfide reductase — its product is MAHTHAKLVIIGSGPAGYTAAIYAARAMVEPLLISGFQPGGQLMITTDVENYPGFAEAIQGPWLMEQMRLQAEHVGTRIVSEYITKVDLKQRPFRLEADSGETYSCDALVIATGAQAKWLGIPSEAAFQGGGVSACATCDGFFFRGKDVVVVGGGNTAVEEALYLANIASKVTVVHRRDSFRAERILQERLFKHPNVEVLWHREIAEICGVQKPAPNVTHVRLKDPRSGEISEVKADGVFVAIGHQPATAIFEGQLPMRHGGYLTVKPGTTETEIPGVFAAGDVTDDVYRQAITAAGMGCMAALEAEKFLANLEIGKSPVQAAAAE